The Raphanus sativus cultivar WK10039 chromosome 2, ASM80110v3, whole genome shotgun sequence DNA segment ataaaGATAACAAAAACAAGCTTGGTGCATAAATATTGATAAAGAAAAATCCCAAgagtttagttttgtttgtcAACAAGCTCTTACACAtcataaaaacacacaaatttattaaaaagcaATACTATCAGCGTGTTGGGGTGAGAAAGAGACGCAGCAATTGAGACTAGGTGGTGTTGATTTTTCCTCTGACCAAGATCAATGATCAAGTGAGACTAGCGCAAGTTGCATAAGATTGGAGAAGAGTTACAGCCTTGTTCTGTGATGGCTCTGTTTCTTGCACGTCTCACCCATTCATTCACTATTTCCTCCGCTTTACCTTCCTTTAACACCTTCTTCAAGTGCAGCAGCTGCTTCTGCTAGTTTTCCCTCGGCCAAACAATTATCGACCTTTGTAATTACAGACTCGATGACTCCGTTAGATTGGTCCACTTCCTTGAACTGTAACAGAGAAAGATCAAAGGAGGCAATTCAATTTCAGAGTTTTGAGTGTATAACTTTGTTTCTCTAAGTAGTATTATAGCATACCTTGAGCCACGATGCTATATGTGCTAATGATATCTATCTCTTTTTGGATTGGCAACCCTTTGGAGAGTGTATCTTCCAGCGCAAGTGCACCCTACAGCAACcgtaatttctttttctttttttttttcaaaatcatatATCAACTCAAGAGATGATAAAAGAAAAGCAGAGGTAAAAGACATTAACATGAACCTACAATAAAATCAGACATTCGTTTCTTACCAATGCAAGCTTGTGAACTGAATGACTTTGGCGAGCCTCTTCAGAGCGCGCATAGAATGCTGCCATACACAGTGCCTTTATCTACGGAAattagaagaaaagaaagagaacatTCAGGAGTTTTCTTTAGTTACAAAGAGATAGGTAACAAAAACTCATGCAAGTTGTAAAGTTAGAATGTGGGCTCGATCATGAATTACATCTTTTACAAAACGTAAATCATGGCATTTCTCAACCTCAATAGAATCCTTGGATAATGTGTTTCAAGAACAATTCCCGCACACTGAAATTTTTAAGTCTACATATATTCCCTAAACCTTCTTCCTAGTAATAATTTCTAACAGTCTCTGCAGTACTATATACCCCTAGGTTGGAACCATAAGATAGTAGGAAATGAAGTATAATTATTACTTACATAGTTGCTCCCATTTCGTGTTGTCCACATTTAGCATCACAAAGTTCACTTTGTCCCTGCAAAACACAGCACCACAATTAAACTAAAGACaataacacacacaaaaaaaaaagcttcaacTTTAGCCCTATAAAAAAGCTAAATTAGCATCTAAAGAGCTCTTTAACATATAAAAGAGTAAAACTAAGATCCAAATTGAATCCTAAACAAGTGGGTGAAAGAACAGACCCACTCTTGTGTTGTTTTGCAACTAGAAGAATCTTCAAAGCTTTAGTTTGTTCATTATTAATATCCAAAACCACTCCTAAACAAAACATCAATTTTGCACGAATTGTCAAAACAAACATGAATTGAATTAGTCCCCTAGATTCGAACACAGCTTGGGTAGGACATATAACAAAGTGTTTTACCACTGGGCTAGTGGCACTTTCAATGTATTTACTAacatatttaatgttatttggtactcattgaatataaatttttttctaaaaacttaaaaatatctttaaaatttcaaaaatttgaaaaaagaaatatttttataaaattaattttgaaattaaaatgaaaaaaattcttaaaaaataaaaatctttaaaattcaatatctagcttaaaatcgaaatttaaggaaaaaaaattattttataaaaaaaaattcgattttttaagctggatattgaattttttaatttttatttttttaagaaaaaaaattattttttcattttaatttcaaaattaattttataaaaatattcctttttcaattttaaaattttaaagatatttttaggtttttagaaaaaaaaattatattcaatgagtaccaaataaatttaaatatgttattaagTTCATTGAAAGTGTCACTAGCCTAGTGGTAAAACACCTTGTCATGTGTCCTATCCAACCTGAGTTCGAATCCAGGATgctacttgtttttattttaaatcttataaaacgactatttattaatttaatttttttttattttttttcaaaaaggaCCGAACCTAGTAAGTCTACAAAATCTATTAAACTAAAAAAGCAAAAGTAGATTTGTCAGAGAGGTGTTAAAAAGTTAAGTTCAAAACGAACGGCTGAGATCTGTCTgagttctcaaaaaaaaaaaaaagaaactcctTTGTCTTTATATATGGATCTATCAATCGAGTCGAATTAAGGGTTTTCGTCGGGAGCCTCCATGATGAAACGCAAGGAACATGAGAAGGGCAGCCGAAGCATAAGCATCTTGGAGCCGATCGCTCTtgatctgaagaagaagaagacgaagactAGATCGTCAAGAAAGGACAATGGCGTTGGTGGAAGCGACAAGAGCCGGCCAGGTAAGAAGCGACATCATGTGATCCCTTACGATATGCAGGTGGAGACACTGATTAGATTGCCTGGAAAGTCTCTTATGAAGTTCCTATGCGTGTCCAAGACTTGGTATTCCCTTATCCGAAGCCAAAGATTCGTCGCTTCTTACTACGCAGCCAAGCCATCCCGTTTTGTAGCCGCTTTCACCAACTGTGTACTTGCTGATCCCAAGCGCCTGTTCGTCTTCtcgggagaggaggaggaggaggaaaactcttcttcttctttggtcgCCAATCTAGACATGACAATACCCTCAGTAACCTTGTCTCACGGCAGCTTCAAGTATTCTTCCGTCCATGGCTTTATGGCTTGTAATGATGGGACAACGTTCATTATATGTAACCCTAGCACGGGGCAAGTCATTACCTTTCCCTGCAAGGCAACGGGCACACGCTTGGGATACGATCCTGTTGGTGATCAATTCAAAGCATTGACCCTGTTGACATCTAGGTTTGATCATTTGCACAACCCTAGTTTGATGTGCACGCACGAGGTTATAACACTTGGAAGAGGAGGACGTGTAGTATCTCGTAGCCGATTTACATCCCCGCCTTATGACCCTATCACTATGGGACTAACCATCAATGGTTTCATGTATTATGGTGCTTCTCTTCCACTTCGAGAAGACAATCTGTTTCTTGTGTGTTTTGATGTTAGAAACGAGAGGATACTAAGCTTTATCCCAACCCCTACGGATGCCCTGGTTTGGCAGGGCTTTTCATCTTTGATTGAATACAAAGGGAAGCTAGCTTTCGTTGTACCAAACTGTC contains these protein-coding regions:
- the LOC130500412 gene encoding MICOS complex subunit MIC60, mitochondrial-like translates to MWTTRNGSNYIKALCMAAFYARSEEARQSHSVHKLALGALALEDTLSKGLPIQKEIDIISTYSIVAQVQGSGPI
- the LOC108837364 gene encoding F-box protein At1g30790-like isoform X1, with protein sequence MMKRKEHEKGSRSISILEPIALDLKKKKTKTRSSRKDNGVGGSDKSRPGKKRHHVIPYDMQVETLIRLPGKSLMKFLCVSKTWYSLIRSQRFVASYYAAKPSRFVAAFTNCVLADPKRLFVFSGEEEEEENSSSSLVANLDMTIPSVTLSHGSFKYSSVHGFMACNDGTTFIICNPSTGQVITFPCKATGTRLGYDPVGDQFKALTLLTSRFDHLHNPSLMCTHEVITLGRGGRVVSRSRFTSPPYDPITMGLTINGFMYYGASLPLREDNLFLVCFDVRNERILSFIPTPTDALVWQGFSSLIEYKGKLAFVVPNCQGLSFDRFDLWILEDVTKHEWSRQSFQLPLSLPFTVGMGQRMISQGTNKAGEIIFSPAILPGRAQPFYVFYFNPVTNKTRRVRIHGVADTEDFWSRYGLTDTCCASFLPQHADTSLFFCV
- the LOC108837364 gene encoding F-box protein At1g30790-like isoform X3 codes for the protein MMKRKEHEKGSRSISILEPIALDLKKKKTKTRSSRKDNGVGGSDKSRPGKKRHHVIPYDMQVETLIRLPGKSLMKFLCVSKTWYSLIRSQRFVASYYAAKPSRFVAAFTNCVLADPKRLFVFSGEEEEEENSSSSLVANLDMTIPSVTLSHGSFKYSSVHGFMACNDGTTFIICNPSTGQVITFPCKATGTRLGYDPVGDQFKALTLLTSRFDHLHNPSLMCTHEVITLGRGGRVVSRSRFTSPPYDPITMGLTINGFMYYGASLPLREDNLFLVCFDVRNERILSFIPTPTDALVWQGFSSLIEYKGKLAFVVPNCQGLSFDRFDLWILEDVTKHEWSRQSFQLPLSLPFTVGMGQRMISQGTNKAGEIIFSPAILPGRAQPFYVFYFNPVTNKTRRVRIHGVADTEDFWSRYGLTDTSSLFFCV
- the LOC108837364 gene encoding F-box protein At1g30790-like isoform X2; protein product: MMKRKEHEKGSRSISILEPIALDLKKKKTKTRSSRKDNGVGGSDKSRPGKKRHHVIPYDMQVETLIRLPGKSLMKFLCVSKTWYSLIRSQRFVASYYAAKPSRFVAAFTNCVLADPKRLFVFSGEEEEEENSSSSLVANLDMTIPSVTLSHGSFKYSSVHGFMACNDGTTFIICNPSTGQVITFPCKATGTRLGYDPVGDQFKALTLLTSRFDHLHNPSLMCTHEVITLGRGGRVVSRSRFTSPPYDPITMGLTINGFMYYGASLPLREDNLFLVCFDVRNERILSFIPTPTDALVWQGFSSLIEYKGKLAFVVPNCQGLSFDRFDLWILEDVTKHEWSRQSFQLPLSLPFTVGMGQRMISQGTNKAGEIIFSPAILPGRAQPFYVFYFNPVTNKTRRVRIHGVADTEDFWSRYGLTDTWQLWKRADCLRGSLLGSS